Genomic DNA from Hymenobacter jejuensis:
GTCATCGAAGACAGCATGCGCTTGCCCGGCGTAATGGCGTTGGCAACCCCACCTACCAAGCCGTAGGAGTTAGGGGTGCCGGGCTTGGAAGAAAAGTCATCCATCTCATTGTTAAGCAAAAAGCCTGCGCCGGCTACCACTACTTTGCTGCCGTATGCGCCGTTGAGCGTAGTCGTGCACGACACGGCATTACCCTGGGCATCCACCACGTTGTAGTGGGTAGTCTGGTCGCTCTCGTAGCCCGGAAGGCCGCTGCCGGCCGTTACCTCTTTGCTGGGCGTGGCACGGCCATTGGCATGTATAGTGCTCATCCTCTGGCGGTTGTATTTCGGGTTGAGGAGTTGGGCTACCGGCACCCGGCCAAAGTCGGGATCGCCGAGGTAGGTGGCGCGGTCGGCGTACACGCGGCGTTCGGCCTCGGTCAGCCAATGCACCGCCTGCGGCGAATGCCAGCCTGCTTTGCCCAAATCGTAAGGCTCCAGCATTTGCAGCATTTGCAGCAGGGCCACGCCGCCACTGCTGGGCGGCGGAAACGTGAGCACGTCGTAGCCACGGTACTGGCCGTGCAGCGGCGTGCGCCATTTGGCCTGATAACCCTGGAGATCCTGCTTGGTAATCAACCCGTTGCCGCGCTTCATCTCGGCCACGATCAGCGTAGCGGTTTCGCCTTCGTAAAAGCCCGCCCGGCCTTTGTCGCGGATGCGCTGCAAGGTGCGGGCGAGGTCGGGGTATTGTACCACATCACCTTCCTGCCACGGCCGGGTTTCGCCATCGGCCCGCACGTAAGCCGGGGCTACGCTGGCATTGTACTTGACGAACTCGGGACGAACGCGGTTGAAGCCGGCGGCTTCTTTGGCGGTGAGGCGCACGCCCCGAGCGGCCAGGTCGAGGGCGGGCTGCACGAGGTCGGCCCAGGGGAGTTTGCCCAGTTTTTTATGCACGACTTCCATGCCCGCCACAGTGCCGGGGATGCCCACCGCCAAATGACCGGCGGTGCTCCGTCCTGCAATCACATTACCCTGCGCATCGAGATACATGTCGCGAGTAGCTGCGGCGGGCGCTGTTTCGCGGAAATCAAGCGCGCCCTCGGTGCCGTCGGCGCCGCGGTAGAGCAAGAAACCGCCGCCGCCGATGTTGCCGGCCACGGGGAAGCACACGGCCAGCGCAAACTGCACGGCCACGGCCGCGTCGTAGGCGTTGCCGCCTTTCTGCAAAATTTCCAGCCCAATTCGCGAAGCCTCGGGATGTGCCGAGATGACCATGGCCTTGGTGGCCGTAACAGGAGCCGCCGCAGTGGGTGGCGTAGCCGCCAGAACGGCCGCGGCCTCGGGCACAGCCGTACGCGTAGCCGTAGTACAAGAGAGCAGCGCAGCGAGCGCTACGGGGTAAAAACGAACCTTCATAGGGGTGAAGATAGCCGACAAAGCGGCAATTGCGTTGGAAGAGGTCTTACTGATTTCGGTTATACTTTTGATTTGGTTCGTGCAATTTCGCTAACTACGTAGCTTTACCTTCGCTTCAACCTTCAACGCAATGGAACCTACTGTATCTCCTTTCACGCCGGCGCTGCCCCTCGTCGAACAAGACCCGTGGCTGGCGCCTTACGAACCGGTGCTGCTGGCCCGGCAACAGCGCCTCAAGCAGCGCCTCGAAGCCATTGCTCAGGAACATGGTTCACTGGCCAAATTTGCCACCGCCCACCAACGCCTAGGCCTGAACTACGATTCGCGCCGCAAAGGGTATTGGTACCGCGAGTGGGCACCGGCCGCGCAGGCCCTGTCGCTGGTCGGGGACTTCAACGGCTGGGACCGCCAAGCGACGCCGCTCCAAAAAGGCGCTGATGGCGTGTGGGAGGTGTTTTTGCCCGACAAACAGTACCGCGACGTGCTCACCCACGGCAGCCACTACAAAGTACACGTCGTGACGGCGAAAGGAGCCAAAGACCGCTTGCCGGCCACGTTGCGCCGCGCCGTGCAAAACGACCAAACCAAAGATTTTTCGGGCCAGGTCTGGCGCCCCGAAACGCCGTTCATATGGACGGATCAGAAGTTTCGGGTGCAGAACTACGTGCGGGAACCCTTCATCTACGAATGCCACGTCGGCATGGCTACCGAAGAAGCGCGGATCGGCACGTACGTAGAATTCGCCGAAAACGTGCTCCCGCGGGTGCAGGCGCTGGGCTACAACTGCATCCAGCTGATGGCCGTGATGGAGCATCCGTATTACGGGTCGTTTGGGTACCACGTAGCCAACTTTTTTGGGGTGTCGTCGCGATTCGGTACACCCGAAGAGCTCAAGCATCTGGTAAATGAGGCACACAGCCGCGGCATTGCGGTGCTTCTGGATGTAGTTCATTCTCACGCCGTTAAGAACGAAGCCGAAGGCTTAGCCGACTTCGATGGCTCGGGCGGGCAGTATTTTCACGAAGGCGGGCGGGGCAATCATCCTGGCTGGGATTCCAAGCTATTTGACTACGGCAAGCCCGAGGTGCAGCAGTTTTTGCTGTCCAACCTGCGCTACTGGCTCGAAGAGTTTCACTTCGACGGCTTCCGCTTCGACGGTGTCACGTCGATGCTGTACCACCACCACGGCGAGGGCACTGCTTTCTCAAATTACGACCAATACTTTGGCCCTGAGGTAGATGACGATGCCATTCTGTATCTGCAACTGGCTACTACGCTGGTGCACGAGCTGCGCCGCGGGGCGTTGCTCATCGCCGAAGACATGAGCGGTATGCCCGGCTTGTGCCGCCCGGTGGCCGAAGGCGGCGTCGGGTTTGACTACCGATTGGGCATGGGCATTCCGGATTTCTGGATCAAGCTGCTCAAGCACACCCGCGACGAAAACTGGAACTTGGGCGAACTCTGGTACACGCTCACCAACCGCCGAACCGGTGAAAAAACCGTCGCCTACGCCGAATCGCACGACCAGGCGTTGGTCGGTGATAAAACCTTGTCGCACTGGTTGATAGATGCCGACATCTACACCCACATGCAGCGCAACGACCCCAGCCCGGTGGTGGCGCGGGGCATTGCGCTGCACAAAATGATTCGGTTGGTGACGCTGGCCCTGGGCGGCGAGGCATACCTGAACTTTATCGGCAACGAGTTTGGCCACCCCGAATGGGTCGATTTCCCGCGGGAGGGCAACAACTGGAGCCACCACTATGCCCGGAGGCAGTGGTCATTGGCCGACAACCCCGACTTGAAATACCAATGCTTGCTCGCCTTCGACAAAGCCATGGTGCTGATGGCGCGGCAGCGGCGCCTGCTCGCGGCCCCTCATGCGCACCAGTTGAACATGGACACCAACAACCAAGTGCTCATT
This window encodes:
- the ggt gene encoding gamma-glutamyltransferase, giving the protein MKVRFYPVALAALLSCTTATRTAVPEAAAVLAATPPTAAAPVTATKAMVISAHPEASRIGLEILQKGGNAYDAAVAVQFALAVCFPVAGNIGGGGFLLYRGADGTEGALDFRETAPAAATRDMYLDAQGNVIAGRSTAGHLAVGIPGTVAGMEVVHKKLGKLPWADLVQPALDLAARGVRLTAKEAAGFNRVRPEFVKYNASVAPAYVRADGETRPWQEGDVVQYPDLARTLQRIRDKGRAGFYEGETATLIVAEMKRGNGLITKQDLQGYQAKWRTPLHGQYRGYDVLTFPPPSSGGVALLQMLQMLEPYDLGKAGWHSPQAVHWLTEAERRVYADRATYLGDPDFGRVPVAQLLNPKYNRQRMSTIHANGRATPSKEVTAGSGLPGYESDQTTHYNVVDAQGNAVSCTTTLNGAYGSKVVVAGAGFLLNNEMDDFSSKPGTPNSYGLVGGVANAITPGKRMLSSMTPALLTKNGKLQMAIGTPGGSTIITSVLQGIINTLDYGMNAQQAVAAPRLHHQWLPDQIDAEEKALLPAAADTLRRRGYTINPGGKWGRMEEIRVLPDGRLEGGADPRGDDTTRGY
- a CDS encoding alpha amylase C-terminal domain-containing protein, producing MEPTVSPFTPALPLVEQDPWLAPYEPVLLARQQRLKQRLEAIAQEHGSLAKFATAHQRLGLNYDSRRKGYWYREWAPAAQALSLVGDFNGWDRQATPLQKGADGVWEVFLPDKQYRDVLTHGSHYKVHVVTAKGAKDRLPATLRRAVQNDQTKDFSGQVWRPETPFIWTDQKFRVQNYVREPFIYECHVGMATEEARIGTYVEFAENVLPRVQALGYNCIQLMAVMEHPYYGSFGYHVANFFGVSSRFGTPEELKHLVNEAHSRGIAVLLDVVHSHAVKNEAEGLADFDGSGGQYFHEGGRGNHPGWDSKLFDYGKPEVQQFLLSNLRYWLEEFHFDGFRFDGVTSMLYHHHGEGTAFSNYDQYFGPEVDDDAILYLQLATTLVHELRRGALLIAEDMSGMPGLCRPVAEGGVGFDYRLGMGIPDFWIKLLKHTRDENWNLGELWYTLTNRRTGEKTVAYAESHDQALVGDKTLSHWLIDADIYTHMQRNDPSPVVARGIALHKMIRLVTLALGGEAYLNFIGNEFGHPEWVDFPREGNNWSHHYARRQWSLADNPDLKYQCLLAFDKAMVLMARQRRLLAAPHAHQLNMDTNNQVLIFERAGLIFIFNFHVDRSIPDYRFFVPHPGRYRIILNSDDSAFDGFNRVDSTLTYDTFVEDEVNKLSLYITSRTALVLSLG